A genome region from Triticum aestivum cultivar Chinese Spring chromosome 2B, IWGSC CS RefSeq v2.1, whole genome shotgun sequence includes the following:
- the LOC123045781 gene encoding BTB/POZ and TAZ domain-containing protein 2 encodes MTICAGFDSYRASPADMRVVTSDGQSIAAHSYVLASASPVLERMIDRAQRGWGAECTIPVLGVSFDAVHAFIHFLYSSKSKVVPAEEEAVGANWAQLLALAHAYRVGWLKRAAEAAVSARLTPERAVDMLKLARLCDAPRLYMRCARLAAKEFASVEQSDGWRFARRHDAALELELLTLLEDADQRNERWARERAAQEACRQLGEAMASLEHIFPGDSGAKAGCADADAPCARAGCTCRGLQVLMRHFATCPKKMAPGGCARCKRMLQLFRLHASVCDRPDRACRVPLCSHFKAKAQTGKADKTWRLLVKKVTRAKVMSSLAERKVVPEVVAESWARYSRRGAKLR; translated from the exons ATGACGATCTGCGCGGGCTTCGATTCCTACCGGGCGTCGCCGGCGGACATGCGAGTCGTGACGTCGGACGGGCAGAGCATCGCCGCGCATTCCTACGTTCTT GCCTCGGCGTCGCCGGTGCTGGAGCGGATGATCGACAGGGCGCAGCGCGGGTGGGGCGCCGAGTGCACCATCCCCGTCCTCGGCGTCTCCTTCGACGCCGTCCACGCCTTCATCCACTTCCTCTACTCCTCCAAGTCCAAGGTGGTGcccgcggaggaggaggcggtgggcgCCAACTGGGCGCAGCTGCTGGCGCTGGCGCACGCGTACCGGGTGGGGTGGCTGaagcgggcggcggaggcggccgtgTCGGCGCGCCTGACGCCGGAGCGCGCCGTGGACATGCTGAAGCTGGCGAGGCTCTGCGACGCGCCGCGGCTGTACATGCGGTGCGCGCGCCTCGCGGCCAAGGAGTTCGCCTCCGTGGAGCAGTCCGACGGGTGGCGCTTCGCGCGGCGCCACGACGCCGCGCTGGAGCTCGAGCTCCTCACGCTCCTCGAGGACGCCGACCAGCGGAATGAGCGGTGGGCGCGCGAGCGGGCCGCGCAGGAGGCGTGccggcagctgggcgaggccatGGCCTCCCTCGAGCACATCTTCCCCGGCGACTCCGGCGCCAAGGCCGGCTGCGCGGACGCGGACGCGCCGTGCGCGAGGGCAGGGTGCACGTGCCGGGGCCTGCAGGTGCTGATGCGGCACTTCGCGACGTGCCCGAAAAAGATGGCGCCCGGTGGGTGCGCGCGGTGCAAGCGCATGCTGCAGCTCTTCCGGCTCCACGCCTCCGTCTGCGACCGGCCGGACCGGGCCTGCCGCGTGCCGCTCTGCAG CCATTTCAAGGCCAAGGCGCAGACGGGGAAGGCGGACAAGACGTGGCGGCTCCTGGTGAAGAAGGTGACGAGGGCGAAGGTGATGTCCTCCTTGGCCGAGAGGAAGGTGGTGCCGGAGGTCGTGGCCGAGTCATGGGCGAGATACAGCCGTAGAGGAGCCAAGTTGAGATGA